A DNA window from Ctenopharyngodon idella isolate HZGC_01 chromosome 8, HZGC01, whole genome shotgun sequence contains the following coding sequences:
- the LOC127518068 gene encoding uncharacterized protein LOC127518068 isoform X4 yields MKPPSTVIPLSNKQSVDGWISFFQNGTSSDMEEKTRQDEAPSPTLSLLSVKSDQSMGRPIAFNSAAKSYMGEKARPDEAPSPALSHLSMKSDQSMGRPIAFSNELPSYIGLRPDEAPSPALSHLSMKSDQSMGRPIAFSNELPSYIGPRPAEAPSPATSYFSLKSNQLMDQPIAFKDRTQPYSLKRLRPDEAPTPSLSLLSVKSDQSMDRPIGFNSGAQSYMGENTLSEDHYKCPVCTEVLKDPVSMPCGHSYCKHCIEIYWSKPTQAGGYACPQCRKRFRDRPVLSVNVALSKLIEELQKAGFSPALPAHCFPGPEDVPCDICTEMKLKAVKSCLTCTVSYCEIHVRQHYTVPALQRHNLVEAINLSHKDQRESQDEKLTARVTKLEAILKEQTKRLCRRFEVHFSDFPLDVIEMPALGRPLSLGMLYDIHSNSFCQDTFMWDEDTLARMKVSLPRPHTYVKVLENDSLQERFLEMSPVLQVGTQTGQIKINGAAAFLNHPEQSHNQKRATLHYRTTTRLDMISHRLLQEAAPSALVGQTTATHVVSAVYFGGQAFLVFDTESSNHDKNAEIVDVLKNMASTFCSNHISNLSVSETAKSSLLACSLYIDVGNWKSPVSFDKAVEIYGSLSTLFGSKDERAVSLKVWLYPLKKLEKSSVCAALSGVSENLIYRAENILEHLRKQIRICQDMITNYINVKVISEWFLTLEDKLIEFSELLQEYQTTFQKGIADIVCIKEGKRERSLQDLLERHGQSPFSAECTNQWLENKETELKILNDCRVADITVVKSQAELQQVISHSKITRVMCLTLFSTDVEDSFLTALRQHIESDHIMQNDSLLFRPVSITDKVLIKVQLFIAANEDAEQTKFIAALIPDDGFPEYSVQFYHNGSIVSRNVKLGTNPDLIQISHIKHTSVSLKLNQPQTKNIKRYTVEYRALGHDGSNNNTWNPIVFDSTNIREPCMISDLKSGHQYQLRYIFFEQDCMNFSRIMNFQTVVAAAPGQPLVNKLDRDTFRVTWLRPETDEDCPVLQYMVEYKEAGLEGWSSVFTQRPQCECTLTVPHSTCYRVRVFAVYEDITSKPSDETPVPVDVWSITLSERKSSILQEVLKLQTEKKPVELRDWTDEESEVRGFLQCLPYISQLRFNDIINMNREAAVKFLLNLFVSASEFNANTEENYTQLLTSVCSYTSFPYDENYYDYTMNQIDQCDFLLDLYLHVKDYETQTGRSVLPALQPIYQSAPAVWTIKLSERKSSILQEVLKLQTEKKPVELRDWFV; encoded by the exons ATGAAGCCCCCCAGCACCGTAATACCTCTATCTAACAAGCAATCAGTCGATGGATGGATCAGTTTTTTTCAAAATGGAACCTCTAGTGATATGGAAGAGAA GACGAGACAAGATGAGGCACCATCTCCAACGCTCTCTCTCCTGTCTGTAAAGAGTGATCAGTCAATGGGTAGACCCATTGCATTCAACAGTGCAGCAAAAAGTTACATGGGAGAGAA GGCAAGACCAGATGAAGCACCATCTCCAGCACTCTCACACCTGTCTATGAAAAGTGATCAGTCAATGGGTCGGCCAATTGCGTTCAGCAATGAACTTCCTAGTTACATTGG TCTGAGACCAGATGAAGCACCATCTCCAGCACTCTCACACCTGTCCATGAAAAGTGATCAGTCAATGGGTCGGCCAATTGCATTCAGCAATGAACTCCCTAGTTACATTGG TCCAAGACCAGCTGAGGCACCATCTCCTGCAACTTCATACTTCTCTTTAAAAAGCAACCAATTAATGGATCAACCGATTGCATTCAAAGACAGAACTCAGCCTTACAGTCTTAAACG TCTGAGACCAGATGAAGCACCAACTCCATCCCTCTCACTCCTGTCTGTAAAGAGTGATCAGTCAATGGATAGACCAATTGGATTTAACAGTGGAGCGCAAAGTTACATGGGAGAGAA CACACTTTCAGAGGATCACTACAAGTGCCCAGTGTGCACAGAGGTCTTGAAGGATCCAGTTTCCATGCCttgtggacacagttactgCAAACACTGCATTGAGATCTACTGGAGCAAACCTACTCAAGCTGGAGGTTACGCTTGTCCTCAGTGCAGAAAGAGGTTCAGAGATCGTCCTGTGTTGAGTGTAAATGTTGCTTTGTCTAAACTGATTGAGGAACTCCAAAAGGCAGGATTTAGTCCTGCTCTTCCTGCTCACTGTTTCCCTGGACCTGAAGATGTGCCCTGTGATATCTGCACAGAGATGAAGCTCAAAGCTGTTAAATCCTGTTTGACCTGCACTGTGTCTTACTGTGAGATCCATGTCAGACAACACTACACAGTACCAGCACTGCAGAGACACAACCTGGTGGAG GCTATTAATTTATCACATAAAGATCAGAGGGAATCACAAGATGAAAAATTAACTGCAAGAGTGACCAAACTGGAAGCG atctTGAAAGAACAGACAAAACGTTTGTGTAGAAGATTTGAAGTTCATTTCAGTG attttcccTTAGATGTGATTGAGATGCCTGCTCTAGGTCGCCCTTTAAGCCTTGGAATGTTGTACGACATTCACAGCAATTCTTTCTGCCAAG ATACCTTTATGTGGGATGAAGATACGTTAGCTCGTATGAAAGTATCTTTGCCACGGCCACACACATATGTGAAGGTGTTGGAAAATGACTCTCTTCAGGAAAGATTCCTTGAAATGTCCCCAGTGTTACAAGTTGGCACCCAGACTggacaaattaaaattaatgggGCTGCAGCATTTctaaaccacccagaacaatcTCATAATCAGAAAAGAGCTACACTACACTACAGAACCACCACCAGACTGGACATGATCAGCCACAGACTGTTACAGGAAGCAGCGCCCTCTGCATTAGTTGGTCAAACCACAGCAACACATGTGGTCAGCGCTGTGTACTTTGGAGGACAAGCGTTTTTGGTTTTTGATACTGAgagctcgaatcatgacaaaaatgcagaaattgttgatgttttaaaaaatatggccTCTACCTTTTGCTCAAATCATATTTCAAACTTGAGTGTCAGTGAAACAGCTAAAAGCTCATTACTTGCTTGTAGTCTCTACATTGATGTGGGTAATTGGAAGAGTCCAGTGTCTTTTGATAAGGCTGTGGAGATCTATGGTTCTCTGTCGACACTGTTTGGATCTAAAGATGAGAGAGCAGTTTctctgaaggtctggctgtaTCCTCTGAAGAAACTGGAGAAGAGCTCTGTGTGTGCTGCTCTGAGTGGTGTCAGTGAAAACTTGATATATAGAGCTGAAAACATTCTAGAACATCTGAGGAAACAGATCAGGATCTGTCAGGACATGATAACAAACTACATCAATGTAAAGGTGATTTCTGAGTGGTTTCTGACTCTGGAAGATAAACTAATAGAGTTTTCAGAGCTTCTGCAGGAATACCAGACAACATTTCAGAAAGGAATCGCAGACATTGTTTGCATTAAAGAAGGGAAAAGAGAAAGGAGTTTACAGGATCTTCTAGAGAGGCACGGGCAATCACCATTCAGTGCAGAGTGCACAAACCAGTGGCTGGAGAATAAAGAAACTGAACTGAAGATTCTGAATGACTGCAGAGTTGCAGACATCACTGTTGTGAAATCACAAGCAGAGTTACAGCAGGTCATAAGTCACTCAAAGATTACCAGAGTGATGTGTCTCACTCTTTTCTCAACAGATGTAGAAGATTCCTTCCTCACTGCTCTGAGGCAGCACATTGAATCTGATCACATtatgcaaaatgattcactctTGTTTAGGCCTGTTAGCATCACTGATAAAGTGCTTATTAAAGTACAACTGTTTATTGCTGCAAATGAAGATGCAGAGCAAACCAAGTTCATTGCTGCGTTGATACCTGATGATGGGTTTCCTGAATACTCTGTGCAGTTCTATCATAATGGAAGTATTGtgagcagaaatgtgaagcttggAACAAACCCAGATTTGATCCAAATAtctcacataaaacacaccagtgtGTCCCTGAAACTGAATCAACCACAAACCAAAAACATAAAGAGATATACAGTGGAGTACAGGGCTTTGGGTCATGATGGAAGCAACAACAACACTTGGAATCCAATCGTTTTTGATTCCACAAATATCAGAGAACCCTGTATGATATCAGATCTAAAATCCGGCCATCAATATCAGCTGAGGTATATATTTTTTGAGCAGGACTGTATGAACTTTAGTAGGATTATGAACTTTCAGACAGTGGTTGCAGCAGCACCTGGGCAACCCTTAGTGAATAAGCTGGACAGAGATACTTTCAGAGTCACATGGTTGAGGCCTGAAACTGATGAAGATTGCCCAGTGCTGCAGTATATGGTTGAGTATAAAGAAGCAGGACTGGAGGGCTGGTCGTCAGTATTTACACAAAGACCTCAGTGTGAATGTACTTTAACTGTTCCTCACAGCACCTGCTATAGAGTCAGAGTCTTTGCTGTCTATGAAGACATCACCAGCAAACCTAGTGATGAAACACCAGTACCAGTTGATG TCTGGTCCATAACGCTCTCAGAGAGAAAGAGCTCCATCCTCCAAGAAGTGCTGAAACTCCAAACAGAGAAGAAACCAGTAGAGCTGAGAGACTGGACAGATGAAGAGAGTGAAGTGAGGGGATTCCTCCAGTGTCTGCCCTACATCTCACAGCTCAG ATTTAATGACATTATCAACATGAACAGAGAAGCTGCTGTAAAGTTTCTGCTGAATCTGTTTGTTTCAGCATCAGAGTTCAATGCAAATACAGAAGAAAATTACACTCAACTATTAACATCTGTGTGCAGCTACACATCTTTCCCCTATGATGAGAATTATTATGATTATACCATGAATCAAATTGATCAGTGTGATTTCCTGCTGGATCTGTACTTACATGTGAAGGACTATGAGACTCAAACAGGCAGGAGTGTCCTTCCAGCATTACAGCCAATTTATCAGTCAGCTCCTGCAGTCTGGACCATAAAGCTCTCAGAAAGAAAGAGCTCCATCCTCCAAGAAGTGCTGAAACTCCAAACTGAGAAGAAACCAGTAGAGCTGAGAGACTGGTTTGTATGA
- the LOC127518068 gene encoding uncharacterized protein LOC127518068 isoform X3: MKPPSTVIPLSNKQSVDGWISFFQNGTSSDMEEKTRQDEAPSPTLSLLSVKSDQSMGRPIAFNSAAKSYMGEKARPDEAPSPALSHLSMKSDQSMGRPIAFSNELPSYIGLRPDEAPSPALSHLSMKSDQSMGRPIAFSNELPSYIGPRPAEAPSPATSYFSLKSNQLMDQPIAFKDRTQPYSLKRLRPDEAPTPSLSLLSVKSDQSMDRPIGFNSGAQSYMGENTLSEDHYKCPVCTEVLKDPVSMPCGHSYCKHCIEIYWSKPTQAGGYACPQCRKRFRDRPVLSVNVALSKLIEELQKAGFSPALPAHCFPGPEDVPCDICTEMKLKAVKSCLTCTVSYCEIHVRQHYTVPALQRHNLVEAINLSHKDQRESQDEKLTARVTKLEAILKEQTKRLCRRFEVHFSDFPLDVIEMPALGRPLSLGMLYDIHSNSFCQDTFMWDEDTLARMKVSLPRPHTYVKVLENDSLQERFLEMSPVLQVGTQTGQIKINGAAAFLNHPEQSHNQKRATLHYRTTTRLDMISHRLLQEAAPSALVGQTTATHVVSAVYFGGQAFLVFDTESSNHDKNAEIVDVLKNMASTFCSNHISNLSVSETAKSSLLACSLYIDVGNWKSPVSFDKAVEIYGSLSTLFGSKDERAVSLKVWLYPLKKLEKSSVCAALSGVSENLIYRAENILEHLRKQIRICQDMITNYINVKVISEWFLTLEDKLIEFSELLQEYQTTFQKGIADIVCIKEGKRERSLQDLLERHGQSPFSAECTNQWLENKETELKILNDCRVADITVVKSQAELQQVISHSKITRVMCLTLFSTDVEDSFLTALRQHIESDHIMQNDSLLFRPVSITDKVLIKVQLFIAANEDAEQTKFIAALIPDDGFPEYSVQFYHNGSIVSRNVKLGTNPDLIQISHIKHTSVSLKLNQPQTKNIKRYTVEYRALGHDGSNNNTWNPIVFDSTNIREPCMISDLKSGHQYQLRYIFFEQDCMNFSRIMNFQTVVAAAPGQPLVNKLDRDTFRVTWLRPETDEDCPVLQYMVEYKEAGLEGWSSVFTQRPQCECTLTVPHSTCYRVRVFAVYEDITSKPSDETPVPVDVWSITLSERKSSILQEVLKLQTEKKPVELRDWTDEESEVRGFLQCLPYISQLRFIEPQNKTAESWVKRKRLFILNLCLQAAVHQKETIEETLKKLLSSVNYERCDFLLDLCSHVKDYETQTGRSVLPALQPIYQSAPAVWTINLSERKSSILQEVLKLQTEKKPVELIDCTDEESEVRGFLQCLPYISQLRFNDIINMNREAAVKFLLNLFVSASEFNANTEENYTQLLTSVCSYTSFPYDENYYDYTMNQIDQCDFLLDLYLHVKDYETQTGRSVLPALQPIYQSAPAVWTIKLSERKSSILQEVLKLQTEKKPVELRDWFV; this comes from the exons ATGAAGCCCCCCAGCACCGTAATACCTCTATCTAACAAGCAATCAGTCGATGGATGGATCAGTTTTTTTCAAAATGGAACCTCTAGTGATATGGAAGAGAA GACGAGACAAGATGAGGCACCATCTCCAACGCTCTCTCTCCTGTCTGTAAAGAGTGATCAGTCAATGGGTAGACCCATTGCATTCAACAGTGCAGCAAAAAGTTACATGGGAGAGAA GGCAAGACCAGATGAAGCACCATCTCCAGCACTCTCACACCTGTCTATGAAAAGTGATCAGTCAATGGGTCGGCCAATTGCGTTCAGCAATGAACTTCCTAGTTACATTGG TCTGAGACCAGATGAAGCACCATCTCCAGCACTCTCACACCTGTCCATGAAAAGTGATCAGTCAATGGGTCGGCCAATTGCATTCAGCAATGAACTCCCTAGTTACATTGG TCCAAGACCAGCTGAGGCACCATCTCCTGCAACTTCATACTTCTCTTTAAAAAGCAACCAATTAATGGATCAACCGATTGCATTCAAAGACAGAACTCAGCCTTACAGTCTTAAACG TCTGAGACCAGATGAAGCACCAACTCCATCCCTCTCACTCCTGTCTGTAAAGAGTGATCAGTCAATGGATAGACCAATTGGATTTAACAGTGGAGCGCAAAGTTACATGGGAGAGAA CACACTTTCAGAGGATCACTACAAGTGCCCAGTGTGCACAGAGGTCTTGAAGGATCCAGTTTCCATGCCttgtggacacagttactgCAAACACTGCATTGAGATCTACTGGAGCAAACCTACTCAAGCTGGAGGTTACGCTTGTCCTCAGTGCAGAAAGAGGTTCAGAGATCGTCCTGTGTTGAGTGTAAATGTTGCTTTGTCTAAACTGATTGAGGAACTCCAAAAGGCAGGATTTAGTCCTGCTCTTCCTGCTCACTGTTTCCCTGGACCTGAAGATGTGCCCTGTGATATCTGCACAGAGATGAAGCTCAAAGCTGTTAAATCCTGTTTGACCTGCACTGTGTCTTACTGTGAGATCCATGTCAGACAACACTACACAGTACCAGCACTGCAGAGACACAACCTGGTGGAG GCTATTAATTTATCACATAAAGATCAGAGGGAATCACAAGATGAAAAATTAACTGCAAGAGTGACCAAACTGGAAGCG atctTGAAAGAACAGACAAAACGTTTGTGTAGAAGATTTGAAGTTCATTTCAGTG attttcccTTAGATGTGATTGAGATGCCTGCTCTAGGTCGCCCTTTAAGCCTTGGAATGTTGTACGACATTCACAGCAATTCTTTCTGCCAAG ATACCTTTATGTGGGATGAAGATACGTTAGCTCGTATGAAAGTATCTTTGCCACGGCCACACACATATGTGAAGGTGTTGGAAAATGACTCTCTTCAGGAAAGATTCCTTGAAATGTCCCCAGTGTTACAAGTTGGCACCCAGACTggacaaattaaaattaatgggGCTGCAGCATTTctaaaccacccagaacaatcTCATAATCAGAAAAGAGCTACACTACACTACAGAACCACCACCAGACTGGACATGATCAGCCACAGACTGTTACAGGAAGCAGCGCCCTCTGCATTAGTTGGTCAAACCACAGCAACACATGTGGTCAGCGCTGTGTACTTTGGAGGACAAGCGTTTTTGGTTTTTGATACTGAgagctcgaatcatgacaaaaatgcagaaattgttgatgttttaaaaaatatggccTCTACCTTTTGCTCAAATCATATTTCAAACTTGAGTGTCAGTGAAACAGCTAAAAGCTCATTACTTGCTTGTAGTCTCTACATTGATGTGGGTAATTGGAAGAGTCCAGTGTCTTTTGATAAGGCTGTGGAGATCTATGGTTCTCTGTCGACACTGTTTGGATCTAAAGATGAGAGAGCAGTTTctctgaaggtctggctgtaTCCTCTGAAGAAACTGGAGAAGAGCTCTGTGTGTGCTGCTCTGAGTGGTGTCAGTGAAAACTTGATATATAGAGCTGAAAACATTCTAGAACATCTGAGGAAACAGATCAGGATCTGTCAGGACATGATAACAAACTACATCAATGTAAAGGTGATTTCTGAGTGGTTTCTGACTCTGGAAGATAAACTAATAGAGTTTTCAGAGCTTCTGCAGGAATACCAGACAACATTTCAGAAAGGAATCGCAGACATTGTTTGCATTAAAGAAGGGAAAAGAGAAAGGAGTTTACAGGATCTTCTAGAGAGGCACGGGCAATCACCATTCAGTGCAGAGTGCACAAACCAGTGGCTGGAGAATAAAGAAACTGAACTGAAGATTCTGAATGACTGCAGAGTTGCAGACATCACTGTTGTGAAATCACAAGCAGAGTTACAGCAGGTCATAAGTCACTCAAAGATTACCAGAGTGATGTGTCTCACTCTTTTCTCAACAGATGTAGAAGATTCCTTCCTCACTGCTCTGAGGCAGCACATTGAATCTGATCACATtatgcaaaatgattcactctTGTTTAGGCCTGTTAGCATCACTGATAAAGTGCTTATTAAAGTACAACTGTTTATTGCTGCAAATGAAGATGCAGAGCAAACCAAGTTCATTGCTGCGTTGATACCTGATGATGGGTTTCCTGAATACTCTGTGCAGTTCTATCATAATGGAAGTATTGtgagcagaaatgtgaagcttggAACAAACCCAGATTTGATCCAAATAtctcacataaaacacaccagtgtGTCCCTGAAACTGAATCAACCACAAACCAAAAACATAAAGAGATATACAGTGGAGTACAGGGCTTTGGGTCATGATGGAAGCAACAACAACACTTGGAATCCAATCGTTTTTGATTCCACAAATATCAGAGAACCCTGTATGATATCAGATCTAAAATCCGGCCATCAATATCAGCTGAGGTATATATTTTTTGAGCAGGACTGTATGAACTTTAGTAGGATTATGAACTTTCAGACAGTGGTTGCAGCAGCACCTGGGCAACCCTTAGTGAATAAGCTGGACAGAGATACTTTCAGAGTCACATGGTTGAGGCCTGAAACTGATGAAGATTGCCCAGTGCTGCAGTATATGGTTGAGTATAAAGAAGCAGGACTGGAGGGCTGGTCGTCAGTATTTACACAAAGACCTCAGTGTGAATGTACTTTAACTGTTCCTCACAGCACCTGCTATAGAGTCAGAGTCTTTGCTGTCTATGAAGACATCACCAGCAAACCTAGTGATGAAACACCAGTACCAGTTGATG TCTGGTCCATAACGCTCTCAGAGAGAAAGAGCTCCATCCTCCAAGAAGTGCTGAAACTCCAAACAGAGAAGAAACCAGTAGAGCTGAGAGACTGGACAGATGAAGAGAGTGAAGTGAGGGGATTCCTCCAGTGTCTGCCCTACATCTCACAGCTCAG ATTTATTGaaccacagaataaaacagcTGAATCATGGGTGAAAAGAAAGAGATTATTTATACTGAATTTGTGTCTGCAAGCTGCTGTCCACCAGAAAGAGACAATAGAAGAAACTTTGAAGAAACTGCTGTCATCAGTGAATTATGAGAGATGTGATTTCCTGCTGGATCTGTGTTCACATGTGAAGGACTATGAGACTCAAACAGGCAGGAGTGTCCTTCCAGCATTACAGCCAATTTATCAGTCAGCTCCTGCAGTCTGGACCATAAACCTCTCAGAGAGAAAGAGCTCCATCCTCCAAGAAGTGCTGAAACTCCAAACTGAGAAGAAACCAGTAGAGCTGATAGACTGTACAGATGAAGAGAGTGAAGTGAGGGGATTCCTCCAGTGTCTGCCCTACATCTCACAGCTCAG ATTTAATGACATTATCAACATGAACAGAGAAGCTGCTGTAAAGTTTCTGCTGAATCTGTTTGTTTCAGCATCAGAGTTCAATGCAAATACAGAAGAAAATTACACTCAACTATTAACATCTGTGTGCAGCTACACATCTTTCCCCTATGATGAGAATTATTATGATTATACCATGAATCAAATTGATCAGTGTGATTTCCTGCTGGATCTGTACTTACATGTGAAGGACTATGAGACTCAAACAGGCAGGAGTGTCCTTCCAGCATTACAGCCAATTTATCAGTCAGCTCCTGCAGTCTGGACCATAAAGCTCTCAGAAAGAAAGAGCTCCATCCTCCAAGAAGTGCTGAAACTCCAAACTGAGAAGAAACCAGTAGAGCTGAGAGACTGGTTTGTATGA
- the LOC127518068 gene encoding uncharacterized protein LOC127518068 isoform X5, with protein sequence MKPPSTVIPLSNKQSVDGWISFFQNGTSSDMEEKTRQDEAPSPTLSLLSVKSDQSMGRPIAFNSAAKSYMGEKARPDEAPSPALSHLSMKSDQSMGRPIAFSNELPSYIGLRPDEAPSPALSHLSMKSDQSMGRPIAFSNELPSYIGPRPAEAPSPATSYFSLKSNQLMDQPIAFKDRTQPYSLKRLRPDEAPTPSLSLLSVKSDQSMDRPIGFNSGAQSYMGENTLSEDHYKCPVCTEVLKDPVSMPCGHSYCKHCIEIYWSKPTQAGGYACPQCRKRFRDRPVLSVNVALSKLIEELQKAGFSPALPAHCFPGPEDVPCDICTEMKLKAVKSCLTCTVSYCEIHVRQHYTVPALQRHNLVEAINLSHKDQRESQDEKLTARVTKLEAILKEQTKRLCRRFEVHFSDFPLDVIEMPALGRPLSLGMLYDIHSNSFCQGEAFVIFCYYNIFYNYFVIITNRRNCVRKQSAFANVI encoded by the exons ATGAAGCCCCCCAGCACCGTAATACCTCTATCTAACAAGCAATCAGTCGATGGATGGATCAGTTTTTTTCAAAATGGAACCTCTAGTGATATGGAAGAGAA GACGAGACAAGATGAGGCACCATCTCCAACGCTCTCTCTCCTGTCTGTAAAGAGTGATCAGTCAATGGGTAGACCCATTGCATTCAACAGTGCAGCAAAAAGTTACATGGGAGAGAA GGCAAGACCAGATGAAGCACCATCTCCAGCACTCTCACACCTGTCTATGAAAAGTGATCAGTCAATGGGTCGGCCAATTGCGTTCAGCAATGAACTTCCTAGTTACATTGG TCTGAGACCAGATGAAGCACCATCTCCAGCACTCTCACACCTGTCCATGAAAAGTGATCAGTCAATGGGTCGGCCAATTGCATTCAGCAATGAACTCCCTAGTTACATTGG TCCAAGACCAGCTGAGGCACCATCTCCTGCAACTTCATACTTCTCTTTAAAAAGCAACCAATTAATGGATCAACCGATTGCATTCAAAGACAGAACTCAGCCTTACAGTCTTAAACG TCTGAGACCAGATGAAGCACCAACTCCATCCCTCTCACTCCTGTCTGTAAAGAGTGATCAGTCAATGGATAGACCAATTGGATTTAACAGTGGAGCGCAAAGTTACATGGGAGAGAA CACACTTTCAGAGGATCACTACAAGTGCCCAGTGTGCACAGAGGTCTTGAAGGATCCAGTTTCCATGCCttgtggacacagttactgCAAACACTGCATTGAGATCTACTGGAGCAAACCTACTCAAGCTGGAGGTTACGCTTGTCCTCAGTGCAGAAAGAGGTTCAGAGATCGTCCTGTGTTGAGTGTAAATGTTGCTTTGTCTAAACTGATTGAGGAACTCCAAAAGGCAGGATTTAGTCCTGCTCTTCCTGCTCACTGTTTCCCTGGACCTGAAGATGTGCCCTGTGATATCTGCACAGAGATGAAGCTCAAAGCTGTTAAATCCTGTTTGACCTGCACTGTGTCTTACTGTGAGATCCATGTCAGACAACACTACACAGTACCAGCACTGCAGAGACACAACCTGGTGGAG GCTATTAATTTATCACATAAAGATCAGAGGGAATCACAAGATGAAAAATTAACTGCAAGAGTGACCAAACTGGAAGCG atctTGAAAGAACAGACAAAACGTTTGTGTAGAAGATTTGAAGTTCATTTCAGTG attttcccTTAGATGTGATTGAGATGCCTGCTCTAGGTCGCCCTTTAAGCCTTGGAATGTTGTACGACATTCACAGCAATTCTTTCTGCCAAGGTGAGgcttttgtaatattttgttattataatattttttacaattattttgttattataacAAACAGAAGAAACTGTGTGAGGAAACAAAGTGCTTTTgcaaatgtcatttaa
- the LOC127518068 gene encoding uncharacterized protein LOC127518068 isoform X6, with the protein MKPPSTVIPLSNKQSVDGWISFFQNGTSSDMEEKTRQDEAPSPTLSLLSVKSDQSMGRPIAFNSAAKSYMGEKARPDEAPSPALSHLSMKSDQSMGRPIAFSNELPSYIGLRPDEAPSPALSHLSMKSDQSMGRPIAFSNELPSYIGPRPAEAPSPATSYFSLKSNQLMDQPIAFKDRTQPYSLKRLRPDEAPTPSLSLLSVKSDQSMDRPIGFNSGAQSYMGENTLSEDHYKCPVCTEVLKDPVSMPCGHSYCKHCIEIYWSKPTQAGGYACPQCRKRFRDRPVLSVNVALSKLIEELQKAGFSPALPAHCFPGPEDVPCDICTEMKLKAVKSCLTCTVSYCEIHVRQHYTVPALQRHNLVEVIGLCYKNIQ; encoded by the exons ATGAAGCCCCCCAGCACCGTAATACCTCTATCTAACAAGCAATCAGTCGATGGATGGATCAGTTTTTTTCAAAATGGAACCTCTAGTGATATGGAAGAGAA GACGAGACAAGATGAGGCACCATCTCCAACGCTCTCTCTCCTGTCTGTAAAGAGTGATCAGTCAATGGGTAGACCCATTGCATTCAACAGTGCAGCAAAAAGTTACATGGGAGAGAA GGCAAGACCAGATGAAGCACCATCTCCAGCACTCTCACACCTGTCTATGAAAAGTGATCAGTCAATGGGTCGGCCAATTGCGTTCAGCAATGAACTTCCTAGTTACATTGG TCTGAGACCAGATGAAGCACCATCTCCAGCACTCTCACACCTGTCCATGAAAAGTGATCAGTCAATGGGTCGGCCAATTGCATTCAGCAATGAACTCCCTAGTTACATTGG TCCAAGACCAGCTGAGGCACCATCTCCTGCAACTTCATACTTCTCTTTAAAAAGCAACCAATTAATGGATCAACCGATTGCATTCAAAGACAGAACTCAGCCTTACAGTCTTAAACG TCTGAGACCAGATGAAGCACCAACTCCATCCCTCTCACTCCTGTCTGTAAAGAGTGATCAGTCAATGGATAGACCAATTGGATTTAACAGTGGAGCGCAAAGTTACATGGGAGAGAA CACACTTTCAGAGGATCACTACAAGTGCCCAGTGTGCACAGAGGTCTTGAAGGATCCAGTTTCCATGCCttgtggacacagttactgCAAACACTGCATTGAGATCTACTGGAGCAAACCTACTCAAGCTGGAGGTTACGCTTGTCCTCAGTGCAGAAAGAGGTTCAGAGATCGTCCTGTGTTGAGTGTAAATGTTGCTTTGTCTAAACTGATTGAGGAACTCCAAAAGGCAGGATTTAGTCCTGCTCTTCCTGCTCACTGTTTCCCTGGACCTGAAGATGTGCCCTGTGATATCTGCACAGAGATGAAGCTCAAAGCTGTTAAATCCTGTTTGACCTGCACTGTGTCTTACTGTGAGATCCATGTCAGACAACACTACACAGTACCAGCACTGCAGAGACACAACCTGGTGGAGGTGATTGGACTCTGTTACAAGAATATACAATGA